From the genome of Vicia villosa cultivar HV-30 ecotype Madison, WI linkage group LG2, Vvil1.0, whole genome shotgun sequence, one region includes:
- the LOC131648077 gene encoding defensin-like protein 181, whose amino-acid sequence MAIRTPNNFNLFVILVLIVTMQFKAESKQCSLIKNYCDVVDCPSLCKSEFKDGTSSCSFFNLCTCFFEGAVDQNCNIAMGFCNAECNALCCNQKCQQKYGRDSVGICNESKGVRLCICYY is encoded by the exons ATGGCGATACGCACTCCAAACAATTTCAATCTCTTTGTCATCTTAGTTTTAATTGTTACAA TGCAATTCAAAGCTGAAAGTAAACAATGTTCGTTAATTAAGAATTATTGTGATGTTGTTGATTGCCCTTCTCTTTGTAAGTCCGAATTCAAGGATGGTACGTCATCGTGCTCTTTCTTCAACCTATGCACATGTTTTTTTGAAGGAGCTGTTGACCAAAATTGCAACATTGCCATGGGATTCTGCAATGCTGAGTGCAATGCCCTCTGTTGCAACCAAAAGTGTCAGCAAAAATATGGTAGGGATTCAGTTGGAATATGTAATGAAAGCAAAGGTGTGAGATTGTGCATTTGTTATTACTAa